Proteins encoded together in one Lathyrus oleraceus cultivar Zhongwan6 chromosome 5, CAAS_Psat_ZW6_1.0, whole genome shotgun sequence window:
- the LOC127082227 gene encoding uncharacterized protein LOC127082227: MGARLEQQPIRREVPEEQPRRVIMVNRDQDANEVIHRFRRENMMEIDLTSMIERIMAQNGLNTGLRRPNYSSPLSEYVLQTELPRGCKIPKFTKFSGDTSESTIEHIARYMTEAGDLANSENLRMKYFLSSLTKNAFTWFTTLPQNSINAWPQLERLFHEQFYMGQTKISLKELANIKRKFTEPIDDYLNRFRLLKSRCFTIVPEHELVEMAAGGLDYSIRKKLDTQHLRDMAQLADRVRQVERLKSEKARANKNYKKERVAYVEFEDGESEIAEDLYGLEEFEVDLAELKEAPPYACKLLTPSNGRNPVETEKNDRFPKKTYTFDVTKCDEIFDLLVKDGQMIVPPNTKIPPLEQRKKRGFYKYHNFLGHKTSQCFLFRDLIQNAIRDGRLKFADKGKNQMKVDTDPLNIAETNYAELVEINMVDIGEVEAVKATGTGGYTLDGKQATDGLSNDFSFGISV; this comes from the coding sequence ATGGGGGCAAGATTGGAACAACAACCAATTCGACGGGAAGTCCCTGAAGAACAACCTAGGAGAGTGATAATGGTTAATAGAGACCAGGATGCAAACGAAGTAATTCATAGGTTCAGGCGGGAAAACATGATGGAAATTGACTTAACCAGTATGATAGAGAGAATCATGGCTCAGAATGGTCTGAATACAGGACTTCGACGGCCAAATTATTCCTCTCCTTTATCAGAATATGTCCTGCAAACAGAATTACCAAGGGGTTGTAAAATCCCCaagttcaccaaattctcagggGATACTAGTGAATCCACTATAGAGCACATAGCCAGATATATGACCGAGGCAGGGGATTTGGCAAACAGTGAGAACTTAAGGATGAAATATTTCCTTAGTTCTTTAACAAAGAACGCCTTCACGTGGTTTACAACTTTGCCACAAAATTCCATAAATGCTTGGCCCCAGTTAGAAAGATTGTTTCATGAGCAATTCTACATGGGCCAAACTAAGATAAGTCTTAAGGAATTAGCCAACATCAAAAGAAAATTCACCGAACCTATAGATGATTATCTGAATAGGTTCCGTTTGTTGAAATCTAGATGCTTTACAATAGTGCCTGAACacgagttggtcgaaatggccgctggAGGTTTAGACTATTCCATTAGGAAAAAGTTAGATACCCAGCATCTAAGAGACATGGCCCAATTAGCAGATAGGGTTCGACAGGTCGAACGCTTAAAATCTGAAAAGGCCAGAGCGAATAAGAATTATAAGAAAGAGAGGGTTGCTTATGTCGAATTCGAAGACGGAGAGTCTGAAATTGCTGAAGACCTTTATGGTCTTGAGGAATTCGAAGTAGATTTGGCAGAATTAAAAGAAGCACCACCCTATGCCTGCAAATTACTTACACCTTCGAATGGCAGAAACCCTGTCGAAACTGAAAAGAATGATAGATTTCCCAAAAAGACTTACACATTTGATGTCACCAAATGTGACGAGATCTTTGATTTATTAGTAAAAGATGGCCAAATGATTGTGCCTCCTAATACCAAAATTCCTCCGTTAGAACAACGAAAGAAAAGAGGCTTCTATAAATATCACAATTTTTTAGGCCATAAAACTTCACAAtgctttcttttcagggatcttattCAGAATGCAATTAGAGATGGCCGCCTCAAGTTCGCTGACAAAGGGAAAAACCAGATGAAAGTTGATACTGATCCCCTTAACATTGCCGAGACAAACTATGCTGAACTTGTCGAAATCAACATGGTTGACATAGGGGAAGTGGAGGCTGTAAAAGCAACAGGAACTGGAGGCTATACGCTGGATGGAAAGCAGGCTACTGATGGCCTAAGTAACGATTTTTCCTTTGGAATCTCTGTCTAA
- the LOC127083305 gene encoding probable CCR4-associated factor 1 homolog 11: MNKLKGDEQSNNNVIVRQVWAYNLENEFLLIRGILHEFHFISMDTEFPGVIYESKEDSTVPYHLRRRDPLNDYNYLKANVDNLKLIQLGLTLSDSEGNLPDFGTKNKYIWEFNFSDFDIENDPHNQDSTDMLSHGGIDFKRNFYYGVNSLRFSELMIRSGLVFNNSVIWVTFHGAYDFGYLMKILMRRNLPNTLERFLFHLKVIFRNIYDLKHVVHHCKDLYGGLNKIANTLDVNRVVGKSHQAGSDSLLTLHVFMKVIDIYFINNKIKINKHVGVLFGLEM; encoded by the coding sequence ATGAATAAACTCAAGGGGGATgagcaatcaaacaataatgttATAGTTCGTCAAGTTTGGGCTTACAATCTAGAGAATGAGTTTCTTCTCATTCGTGGAATTCTACACGAATTTCATTTCATTTCGATGGATACAGAGTTTCCAGGAGTAATTTATGAATCTAAAGAGGACTCCACCGTACCTTATCACCTTCGTCGCCGGGACCCTTTAAATGATTACAATTACTTAAAGGCCAATGTTGATAATCTTAAACTCATTCAACTTGGCCTTACTTTATCTGATTCGGAAGGTAACCTCCCTGATTTTGGAACCAAAAACAAGTATATATGGGAATTTAACTTTTCTGATTTTGACATTGAAAATGATCCACACAATCAAGATTCAACTGATATGTTAAGTCATGGAGGCATTGACTTCAAGCGCAATTTCTATTATGGGGTGAATTCACTACGTTTTTCTGAATTGATGATCAGATCGGGGCTTGTCTTCAACAATTCGGTTATTTGGGTCACATTTCATGGTGCATATGATTTCGGCTATTTAATGAAGATTTTAATGCGAAGAAATCTACCAAACACTTTGGAACgttttttatttcatttgaaaGTAATATTTAGAAACATCTATGACTTGAAACACGTGGTACATCATTGCAAAGATTTGTACGGCGGTCTCAATAAAATAGCTAATACACTCGATGTGAACCGGGTCGTTGGAAAATCGCATCAAGCCGGATCAGATAGCTTGTTGACATTGCATGTGTTCATGAAAGTTATTGATATTTATTTTAtcaataataaaataaaaataaacaaacatgTTGGAGTCTTATTTGGCTTAGAAATGTAA